The Diadema setosum chromosome 4, eeDiaSeto1, whole genome shotgun sequence genome window below encodes:
- the LOC140227558 gene encoding large neutral amino acids transporter small subunit 4-like encodes MKLPTLETANKRRYWLVGTMIVENLFFSAVLLGWSSLLPVLLSEGFYSTKCKEGDQLDGNSTGHGAANTTDVQFYDEDGTTMVYEDSSFGATTLPEENPYGRPTYPRCSGQDEALNLAFTIGSFLLSGLTFPIGMAMDKFGSRLLRMIGAFMFIASCLIFGWTPIDMSYMIIPAVSLNGVGGIMITFTSFQIANLFGTKRSTVISLNIGSYASAAILFLILKGLYDAGVSRSQMFTGLACATLFVVINCFFNIPKEPIPDPEGSAFGMHWQILKINHKVTGKQFYSMVTNVGRKLSITDEAAEEAKQTMIRKGSKIYSSQLNLAIELKERKKKRKEKTLLHSICSPIYLLSLIVMCITQLRLLLFIGSLTQMLQIVSGNDVATVDQYIYFFGLMQIMCLVTSPLIGLVMDFRIKEVLQAAKNKERRSSRRESTSTRRESLTKKPSFSNGDSKRPSIISLNGLMSFANGDARRPSNGSVANGHTSRINSTGSDVELGLMGMNGQAGGVPTKVRHPSTSSTSSNDSQNPKPPMSLKIRKLYNSSYAFFITGTLIMFFGVTVLIPNLQVQIISFVLHTIIRGFIHSSVCGLYAITYPASQVGSLIGLQSLISACATLLQYPIFVAIEGPLNRDPFYVNVTLLAISVLNFGLPIYMFYLAKKLRRKQMAEQVPDEQKLIRSPTSKSALETVPEHV; translated from the exons GAGACCAATTGGATGGTAACTCGACAGGGCATGGAGCGGCAAACACCACAGATGTGCAATTCTACGACGAGGACGGGACGACCATGGTGTACGAGGACTCGTCGTTCGGCGCGACCACCCTTCCAGAGGAGAACCCGTATGGGAGGCCGACCTATCCGCGCTGCTCCGGACAGGACGAGGCTCTGAATCTGGCCTTCACCATCGGGTCATTCCTGCTCAGTGGTCTTACATTCCCCATCGGTATGGCCATGGACAAGTTTGGATCCAGGCTGCTTCGTATGATCGGAGC GTTTATGTTCATCGCCTCCTGTCTCATCTTTGGATGGACACCCATCGATATGTCGTACATGATCATCCCGGCCGTGTCTCTCAACGGTGTCGGTGGAATCATGATCACCTTTACGTCTTTCCAG ATTGCCAACTTATTTGGGACCAAGCGCTCGACGGTCATCAGTCTCAACATTGGCTCCTACGCATCGGCGGCCATCCTGTTTCTCATCCTGAAG GGGCTTTACGATGCCGGTGTCAGCCGGTCTCAGATGTTCACGGGGTTGGCCTGTGCCACTCTCTTTGTGGTCATCAACTGTTTCTTCAACATCCCCAAGGAGCCCATCCCTGACCCCGAAGGATCCGCCTTTGG CATGCACTGGCAGATTCTGAAGATCAACCACAAGGTGACTGGCAAACAGTTCTACTCCATGGTGACCAACGTCGGACGCAAGCTCAGCATCACCGACGAGGCGGCGGAAGAGGCCAAGCAGACGATGATCCGCAAGGGGAGCAAGATCTACTCATCCCA ACTGAATCTGGCGATTGAACTGAAGGAGCgcaagaagaagaggaaggagaagacCCTCCTCCACTCCATCTGCAGTCCCATCTACCTTCTCTCGCTCATCGTCATGTGCATCACCCAGCTCCGCCTTCTCCTCTTCATCGGCTCGCTCACCCAGATGCTTCAGATCGTTTCTGGAAACGATGTGGCTACAG TGGACCAGTACATCTACTTCTTTGGTCTAATGCAGATTATGTGTCTGGTAACCAGCCCCCTCATTGGCCTTGTCATGGATTTCCGTATCAAAGAGGTGCTGCAGGCTGCCAAGAACAAGGAGCGTCGTAGCAGCCGACGGGAGAGCACGTCCACGCGCCGCGAGAGCCTGACCAAGAAGCCAAGCTTCAGCAACGGTGACAGCAAGCGACCCAGCATCATCAGCCTCAACGGTCTGATGAGCTTCGCCAATGGCGATGCCCGACGGCCCAGTAATGGTTCGGTGGCCAATGGCCACACCTCCCGCATCAACAGCACAGGTAGTGACGTCGAACTCGGCCTCATGGGCATGAACGGCCAGGCAGGCGGTGTCCCAACCAAAGTGAGGCACCCGAGCACGTCAAGCACATCGAGCAACGACAGCCAAAACCCCAAACCACCGATGAGCCTGAAGATTCGCAAGCTGTACAATTCAAGCTACGCCTTCTTCATCACAGGCACTCTCATCATGTTCTTCGGGGTCACAGTCTTAATACCAAATCTCCAAGTCCAA ATCATTAGCTTCGTCCTTCACACCATCATTCGAGGCTTCATCCATTCATCTGTCTGCGGTCTCTACGCCATCACGTACCCTGCCTCGCAGGTGGGCAGTCTCATCGGGCTGCAGTCGCTCATCTCGGCGTGTGCCACGCTCCTCCAGTACCCCATCTTTGTCGCCATCGAGGGTCCGCTCAACAGGGATCCATTCTAT GTCAATGTCACCTTGCTGGCCATTTCGGTGCTAAACTTCGGTCTTCCAATCTACATGTTCTACCTCGCCAAGAAGCTCAGAAGGAAACAGATGGCGGAGCAGGTCCCCGACGAGCAGAAGCTCATCAGGTCGCCGACGAGCAAGAGCGCCCTCGAAACGGTCCCCGAGCACGTGTGA